One window from the genome of uncultured Tateyamaria sp. encodes:
- a CDS encoding flavin reductase family protein — protein sequence MFYRPADGHGLPHNPFNAIVTPRPIAWVSTRGSDGSDNLAPYSFFNATAYVPPQLMFASTSAKPDRDGTKDTVANIRDTGVFCVNIVEYAMKDVMNQTSGDWTADTDEFALASVDKAECSEINAPRVATAPASLECRMTQIHKIEGDTNYVVFGEVVGIHLRDDCVVDGIFDVTQFNPLTRMGYRDYSVIREKFSLKRPGE from the coding sequence ATGTTCTACCGCCCAGCCGATGGCCACGGCCTGCCCCACAACCCGTTCAACGCCATTGTCACCCCCCGCCCCATCGCCTGGGTGTCGACGCGCGGCAGCGACGGGTCCGACAACCTGGCACCCTATTCCTTCTTCAACGCCACGGCGTACGTGCCGCCGCAACTGATGTTTGCCTCGACCAGCGCCAAGCCGGACCGGGACGGGACCAAGGACACCGTTGCAAACATCCGCGACACCGGAGTGTTTTGCGTGAACATCGTGGAATACGCGATGAAGGACGTGATGAACCAGACGTCAGGCGACTGGACGGCGGACACGGATGAATTTGCACTGGCCTCGGTCGACAAGGCCGAATGTTCGGAAATCAATGCCCCGCGTGTCGCCACCGCGCCCGCGTCCCTTGAATGCCGGATGACCCAGATTCACAAGATCGAGGGCGACACAAACTATGTCGTCTTCGGCGAGGTCGTGGGCATCCACCTGCGCGATGACTGTGTCGTGGACGGTATTTTCGATGTGACGCAGTTCAACCCGCTGACGCGCATGGGATATCGCGACTATTCCGTGATCCGCGAGAAGTTCAGCCTGAAACGACCGGGTGAATGA
- a CDS encoding CatB-related O-acetyltransferase translates to MRLPDPSRAYPVTLPDGSEHQGTVFLNRVIDHAAWTIGDYSYASSFDVVEDWATHLAPYLFGYGPETLQIGRYCQIAHGVRFITSGANHAMDGVTTFPFPIFDPAQMAEYQPDSRDTIIGHDVWLGYGALICPGARIGNGVIVGAGAVVRGTVPDYAIVAGNPAQVVRMRFSQAEVETLNALAWWDWPADRVAAAVPTLLAGDLDGLLSC, encoded by the coding sequence ATGAGACTTCCCGACCCAAGCCGCGCCTACCCCGTGACCCTGCCTGACGGGTCCGAACATCAGGGCACGGTGTTTCTGAACCGGGTCATCGATCACGCCGCCTGGACGATTGGCGACTACAGCTATGCCTCCAGCTTTGACGTGGTCGAGGATTGGGCAACCCATCTGGCACCCTACCTTTTCGGCTACGGACCCGAAACGCTGCAGATCGGCAGATACTGCCAGATCGCGCATGGGGTACGGTTCATCACATCCGGGGCCAATCACGCGATGGATGGGGTGACCACCTTTCCTTTCCCCATCTTCGATCCGGCGCAGATGGCGGAGTATCAACCCGACAGCCGCGACACGATCATCGGCCACGATGTCTGGCTGGGGTACGGCGCACTGATCTGTCCCGGCGCGCGCATCGGCAACGGGGTGATCGTGGGCGCGGGCGCTGTGGTGCGGGGCACCGTGCCTGACTACGCGATCGTCGCAGGCAACCCGGCGCAGGTCGTGCGCATGCGGTTTTCCCAAGCGGAGGTCGAGACGCTGAACGCGCTGGCCTGGTGGGACTGGCCCGCAGACCGGGTCGCCGCAGCGGTGCCAACGCTGCTGGCGGGCGATTTGGATGGGCTGCTCTCCTGCTAG
- a CDS encoding SulP family inorganic anion transporter: MAFLDNLNTKTRFGDFSIAPGDTKLTPGQIKTDLLSGLTVALALVPEAVAFAFVAGVHPLVGLYAAFMVGLITAVFGGRPGMISGATGALAVVMVALVAQHGVEYLFATVVLMGLLQIFAGVMQWGKFIRLVPHPVMLGFVNGLAIVIFLAQLTQFKVPGSAEASGHGMAGGEWLSGLPLYLMLGLVGLTMLIIWLAPRVTRAIPAPLAGIGIVAAIVIFFGLDVPRVGDLASIEGGLPPFHIPAVPLTWETLQIILPYAVILAAIGLIESLLTLNLVGDLTNQRGGASQECIAQGVANTATGFFGGMGGCAMIGQSMINVKSGGRTRIAGVSAALFLLAFILVGSSIIELIPLAALVGVMFMVVIGTFAWNSLKILRKVPRIDAFVILLVTVVTVMEDLAVAVVVGVIVSALAYAWNNARRIHAKTYTTPEGARVYQVQGPLFFGSATGFVELFKVDTDPREVIIDFADSRVVDQSALQAIEAIAQKYEAAGKRVQLRHLTHDCHKLLTKAGHLIVDSDDDPDYEIATDYGVRTGILGGH; encoded by the coding sequence ATGGCCTTTCTTGACAATCTGAACACCAAGACACGCTTTGGCGATTTTTCCATCGCCCCCGGCGACACCAAGCTGACCCCGGGCCAGATCAAGACCGACCTGCTGTCGGGTCTGACCGTGGCGCTGGCGCTGGTGCCCGAAGCGGTGGCCTTTGCCTTTGTCGCGGGCGTGCATCCGCTGGTTGGCCTTTATGCCGCGTTCATGGTGGGGTTGATCACGGCCGTTTTCGGCGGGCGGCCCGGCATGATTTCGGGTGCGACCGGCGCGCTGGCCGTGGTGATGGTTGCGCTGGTTGCGCAACACGGGGTCGAATACCTCTTTGCCACCGTGGTCCTGATGGGGCTGTTGCAGATCTTTGCCGGGGTCATGCAGTGGGGCAAGTTCATCCGCCTTGTGCCGCATCCGGTGATGCTGGGGTTCGTCAATGGCCTCGCCATCGTGATTTTCCTGGCGCAGCTGACCCAGTTCAAGGTGCCCGGCAGTGCCGAGGCGTCGGGCCACGGCATGGCGGGGGGTGAATGGCTGTCGGGTCTGCCGCTGTACCTGATGCTGGGCCTTGTGGGGCTGACCATGTTGATCATCTGGCTGGCCCCGCGCGTGACGCGGGCGATCCCTGCGCCGTTGGCGGGCATCGGAATCGTTGCCGCCATCGTCATCTTCTTTGGCCTTGATGTGCCGCGCGTGGGCGATCTGGCCAGCATCGAAGGCGGGCTGCCGCCGTTCCACATTCCGGCCGTGCCGCTGACGTGGGAGACGTTGCAGATCATCCTGCCCTATGCCGTGATCCTGGCGGCCATTGGCCTGATCGAAAGCCTGCTGACCCTGAACCTGGTGGGTGATCTGACCAACCAGCGCGGCGGGGCGTCGCAGGAGTGTATTGCCCAGGGTGTCGCCAACACGGCCACCGGCTTTTTCGGCGGCATGGGTGGGTGCGCGATGATCGGCCAGTCCATGATCAACGTGAAGTCCGGTGGGCGCACGCGGATTGCAGGCGTGTCGGCGGCGCTGTTCCTCTTGGCCTTCATCCTGGTCGGGTCGAGCATTATCGAACTGATCCCGCTGGCGGCGCTGGTCGGTGTCATGTTCATGGTGGTGATCGGCACATTCGCGTGGAACAGCCTCAAGATCCTGCGCAAGGTGCCCCGGATTGACGCCTTTGTCATTTTGCTGGTGACGGTCGTGACCGTGATGGAAGACCTGGCGGTTGCCGTGGTCGTGGGTGTGATCGTATCGGCGCTGGCCTATGCCTGGAACAACGCACGCCGTATCCATGCCAAGACCTACACCACCCCCGAAGGCGCACGTGTCTATCAGGTGCAGGGCCCGCTGTTCTTCGGGTCGGCGACGGGGTTTGTGGAATTGTTCAAGGTCGATACCGATCCGCGCGAGGTGATCATCGACTTTGCCGACAGCCGTGTTGTGGATCAATCCGCGCTGCAGGCCATCGAAGCGATTGCGCAAAAATACGAGGCGGCAGGCAAGCGTGTGCAATTGCGCCACCTGACGCACGATTGTCACAAGCTGCTGACCAAGGCCGGGCACCTTATCGTCGACAGCGATGACGACCCCGACTACGAAATCGCAACGGATTATGGCGTGCGGACGGGTATTCTGGGCGGCCACTGA